The Nicotiana tabacum cultivar K326 chromosome 14, ASM71507v2, whole genome shotgun sequence genome contains a region encoding:
- the LOC142168644 gene encoding uncharacterized protein LOC142168644 — translation MTNKGSKWEACVVMIILLCFTHQPVTTGSYLVHDMELLKALRNSLVQKRDVIPTWFDTKTTPCNWTGIKCEGEHVIRIDFSCGVSPLNVPFPGNIGKFRSLKHLNLSHCAFTGYISPDVWTLENLEILDLSDNRLTGQLPLTISNLRNLRHLVLDDNVFSGSLPSTIGELKELRELSVHANSFSGNIPDEIGNMEKLQSLDLSSNFFSGSLPSSLGNLMELLYIDTRQNNLTGLIFPEIGNLSKLRILDLSSNMLTGHIPETIGHLKQLEVLDLQNCKFIGSIPEEISALSNLTYLNVAQNDFDGELPSSFGKLENLVYLIAPNAGLSGTIPSELGNCKRLKIINLSFNSFSGALPDGLSGLDSLKSLVLDSNHLSGPLPMWISNWTQVESIMVPKNLLSGPLPPLNLPLLSVLDVSDNKLSGELPSEICRAKSLTILQLSDNNFTGDIQSTFKNCSRLTDLVLSGNNLSGKLPAYLGELQLITLELSKNQFSGKLPDELWESKTLMGISLSNNMLEGSIPASIAKASTLQRLQLDNNLFEGSIPRTIGNLKNLTNLSLHGNKLSGGIPLELFECRKLVSLNLGANSLSGEIPRSISKLKLLDNLVLSDNQFTGPIPEEICAGFQNMPLPDSEFTQHYGMLDLSNNELAGSVPRSIKDCIVVTELLLQGNKLTGSVPREISLLGNLTFLDLSFNYFTGPVFPQLFSMTSLQGLILSHNQISGSIPDNLDSMMPSLVKLDLSNNLLSGPLPPSVFSVRSLTYLDISMNSFSGSLSFDVRSSSSLLVLNASNNQLSGPLDDSLSNMTSLSILDLHSNSITGNLPPSLSALASLTYIDLSSNSFQKSFPCSICDLEGLVFTNFSGNKFTGLAPDACTKATKCIPSEPVLPSREENYASSPLLSHASVLAIAFGASFVSLVVLIGVLRWRMLRQEAVILDRGKGKLGKTSDPTSTDELLIKKPKEPLSINIATFEQSLLRINPTAILSATENFSKSYIIGDGGFGTVYRAKLPEGRTIAVKRLNGGHVHGDREFFAEMETIGKVKHENLVPLLGYCIFADERFLIYEYMENGSLDFWFRNQADAVEALDWPTRFKICLGSARGLAFLHHGFVPHIIHRDIKSSNILLDRNFEPRVSDFGLARIISACESHVSTILAGTFGYIPPEYGQTMMATTKGDIYSFGVVMLELVTGRAPTGQADVEGGNLVGWVRWMVANGREIETLDPFLSGSGLWKDQMLRVLSIARLCTNDEPWKRPTMLEVVKLLKEAKSNGSCGG, via the coding sequence ATGACAAACAAAGGTTCAAAATGGGAGGCTTGTGTAGTAATGATCATCCTTCTCTGCTTTACACACCAACCAGTCACAACTGGCAGCTATTTGGTCCATGATATGGAGTTACTAAAGGCTCTCCGAAATTCTCTTGTCCAGAAAAGGGATGTTATTCCAACTTGGTTTGATACAAAGACTACTCCTTGCAATTGGACTGGCATAAAGTGTGAAGGTGAACATGTTATCCGGATTGATTTTTCATGTGGAGTTTCACCACTAAATGTACCATTTCCTGGAAACATTGGAAAATTCAGATCCCTCAAGCACTTAAACCTTAGCCATTGTGCCTTCACTGGTTATATATCTCCGGATGTTTGGACTCTTGAGAATTTGGAGATACTAGACTTGAGCGACAACAGGTTAACTGGCCAGCTGCCTCTTACTATATCTAACCTGAGAAACCTCAGACATCTTGTGCTCGACGATAATGTTTTTTCAGGTAGTTTGCCATCAACAATTGGTGAACTAAAGGAGCTAAGGGAATTATCAGTTCATGCCAACTCATTTTCTGGAAATATTCCTGATGAGATTGGAAACATGGAGAAGTTGCAGTCTCTTGACCTCAGCTCAAATTTCTTCTCTGGTAGTCTACCTTCCAGTCTAGGTAATTTGATGGAGCTTCTATATATCGATACTCGTCAAAACAACTTGACTGGATTGATATTTCCAGAAATTGGAAACCTAAGTAAACTTAGAATTCTTGATCTCTCATCAAACATGTTGACTGGACATATACCTGAAACAATTGGCCATCTGAAGCAGCTCGAGGTGCTTGATCTCCAAAATTGCAAATTCATTGGAAGTATTCCTGAAGAAATTTCTGCGTTGAGCAACTTGACATACTTGAATGTAGCACAGAATGATTTTGATGGAGAGCTTCCTTCAAGCTTTGGAAAGTTAGAAAATCTAGTTTACCTTATTGCTCCAAATGCTGGATTGTCTGGAACGATTCCTTCGGAGCTAGGGAACTGCAAAAGGCTCAAGATAATAAATTTGTCCTTTAACTCATTTTCTGGTGCATTACCTGATGGACTTTCTGGTTTGGATTCACTTAAGTCGCTTGTACTTGATTCAAACCACTTATCAGGTCCACTGCCTATGTGGATTTCCAACTGGACTCAAGTGGAATCAATAATGGTGCCAAAGAATTTACTAAGtggacctctacctccacttaATCTGCCTTTGCTATCAGTTCTTGATGTCAGTGACAATAAGCTATCTGGTGAGTTGCCTTCAGAAATATGTCGTGCCAAGTCATTGACCATTCTGCAGTTGTCGGATAACAATTTCACTGGTGACATCCAAAGTACTTTCAAGAACTGTTCAAGACTCACGGATTTGGTGTTGtctggaaacaacctctcgggCAAATTGCCTGCTTATCTAGGGGAACTTCAGCTCATTACTCTTGAACTATCGAAAAACCAGTTCTCTGGAAAGCTACCAGATGAACTATGGGAGTCGAAAACTTTAATGGGGATCTCACTCAGCAACAATATGCTTGAAGGTTCAATTCCAGCGAGTATTGCAAAAGCTTCAACCCTTCAGAGATTGCAACTTGATAATAATCTGTTTGAAGGAAGCATACCGCGTACCATTGGTAATTTGAAGAATCTGACCAATCTTTCTCTTCATGGTAACAAGTTAAGTGGAGGTATTCCACTTGAGCTTTTTGAATGTAGAAAGTTGGTATCTTTAAACCTTGGTGCAAACAGTCTTTCAGGTGAAATTCCCAGATCAATATCTAAGTTGAAATTGCTAGACAATTTGGTACTGTCTGACAATCAGTTTACTGGTCCTATACCTGAGGAGATTTGTGCTGGTTTCCAAAACATGCCTTTACCTGACTCTGAGTTCACACAGCATTACGGCATGCTTGATTTGTCCAACAATGAATTAGCAGGGTCCGTCCCACGCTCAATTAAGGATTGCATAGTTGTGACGGAGCTACTTCTTCAGGGAAATAAGCTCACTGGGAGCGTTCCTCGTGAAATTTCTCTGCTTGGTAATTTAACTTTTCTTGATCTATCTTTCAATTACTTTACAGGTCCAGTGTTCCCTCAATTGTTCTCAATGACAAGCCTACAAGGTCTCATACTTTCTCATAACCAGATAAGTGGATCTATTCCTGATAATCTTGACTCTATGATGCCAAGTTTAGTCAAGCTAGATCTTTCAAATAACTTGTTGAGTGGTCCATTGCCGCCTTCTGTATTTAGTGTCAGAAGTTTGACCTATTTGGATATCAGCATGAATTCTTTCTCGGGTTCGTTGTCTTTTGATGTTAGATCCTCTAGCTCTTTGTTGGTCCTAAATGCTAGCAACAACCAACTCTCGGGTCCCCTTGACGATTCTCTCTCTAATATGACTTCCCTTTCCATACTAGATCTCCATAGCAACTCAATTACAGGCAACTTGCCGCCATCACTTTCAGCTCTTGCTTCCCTCACATATATTGATTTATCCAGCAACAGTTTTCAAAAGTCCTTTCCTTGTAGTATTTGTGATCTAGAAGGCCTTGTTTTTACCAATTTCTCCGGCAACAAATTCACTGGCCTAGCACCTGATGCTTGCACTAAAGCTACAAAATGCATACCAAGTGAACCTGTTTTACCTTCCAGGGAAGAAAACTATGCATCTTCACCACTTCTAAGCCATGCATCTGTCTTGGCTATCGCCTTTGGTGCATCATTCGTTTCCCTTGTGGTGCTCATTGGAGTTCTCAGATGGAGAATGCTCAGACAAGAAGCTGTAATTCTTGACAGAGGTAAAGGTAAACTAGGGAAGACAAGTGACCCCACATCTACTGATGAGCTTTTGATTAAGAAGCCAAAGGAGCCTTTGAGTATCAACATTGCAACGTTTGAGCAGTCTTTGTTACGGATCAACCCTACAGCTATTCTCTCAGCAACTGAGAACTTCAGCAAGAGTTACATCATTGGTGATGGTGGCTTTGGTACTGTATACAGAGCTAAACTGCCTGAAGGCCGGACTATCGCTGTCAAGAGGCTGAATGGAGGTCACGTGCATGGTGATCGCGAGTTCTTTGCTGAAATGGAAACAATTGGGAAAGTAAAGCATGAAAATCTGGTGCCATTGCTTGGCTATTGTATCTTTGCTGATGAGAGGTTCTTGATATACGAATACATGGAGAATGGAAGCCTTGATTTCTGGTTTAGAAACCAAGCAGATGCAGTAGAGGCGCTTGATTGGCCAACTCGTTTCAAGATCTGTCTCGGGTCAGCTCGCGGACTTGCCTTTCTACACCATGGTTTTGTTCCACACATCATTCACAGAGACATCAAGTCGAGCAATATACTCTTGGACAGGAATTTTGAACCACGAGTATCGGACTTTGGCCTGGCTCGGATCATTAGTGCATGTGAGAGCCATGTTAGCACAATCCTTGCTGGCACATTCGGATACATTCCACCCGAGTATGGACAGACCATGATGGCTACAACCAAAGGTGACATATATAGCTTTGGAGTGGTGATGTTGGAATTGGTAACAGGTAGGGCGCCGACAGGACAGGCTGATGTCGAGGGAGGCAATCTTGTTGGCTGGGTGAGGTGGATGGTCGCGAATGGCAGGGAGATTGAAACATTGGATCCATTTCTTTCTGGTTCAGGATTATGGAAGGATCAAATGCTGCGCGTTCTTTCCATTGCAAGGTTATGCACCAACGATGAGCCATGGAAGCGACCAACAATGCTCGAAGTGGTGAAGCTGTTGAAGGAGGCCAAAAGCAATGGTTCCTGCGGAG